A window of Plantibacter sp. PA-3-X8 genomic DNA:
CGTGCACGTGCTCGTGCGTCCGCGAGAGGGCGGTTTCGTCTACTCGCCCGCGGAGATCGACGTCATGTCCGGCGACATCCTCGCGCTCGAGGCCGCGGGTGCTGCGGGCATCGTGGTCGGCGCTCTCCGGTCCGATCGCACGATCGACCTGGAGGCGCTGGCGCAGCTGCGTCAGGCTGCGGGCTCGCTCGCGGTGACGTTCCATCGGGCCGTCGACGCGACGACCGACCCCGTCCGGTCCGCCGACCAGCTGCGCGATGCCGGTGTGGACCGTCTGTTGACCTCCGGCGGCGCGCGGGCGAGCATCGACGGTGCGGAGAAGCTCGCGCAGATGGCCTCGAGGGGCGACAGCTCGATGCAGATCATGGCCGGTGGCGGCGTCACGATCGATGCGATCCCCGTCCTCGCCCGGGCAGGTGTCGACGCGGTGCACCTCTCCGCCCGTCGCCGTGCCGGCCGGGTCACGGAGACCGGCCCCGGCGGAGGGTCGCCGAGCTACGACATCACGGACGCGACGACCGTCGCTCGCGCGGTGGCCGCGGCCAGGCGCGCCGCCGTCGCCGTCTGAGATCCGTCGGGACCGACGGGATCGTCGACAGGTCCCGTCGAGCGATCAGATCGCCACGATGACGAGGGCGAGGATCAGCACGAGCTGACCGATGAGCCGTGGGACGAACGGCACGGCGAGGCGGCCGAACCGCTCGGGCTGCCGCGCGGCCGCGGCGTTTGCCGGGAACACCGCGACGAGGAACACGATCAGGCAGACCACTGCGGCGAGCCTGGTGGGTGGGACGAGCAGGCCGACGCCGCCCGCGATCTCGCACACGCCGGTGATGGCGACGAGCATCCGCGGTGTGATGGTGCTGCCCCGCAGGGGTCCCGGGATCATCGCGGCCATGGTCCTCGCCGGTCCCGGGAGGAAGTGGAGGACTCCCATGCCGATGAACATGATCGCGAGGACGACGGTCAGGGCGGACTGCAGGAGCGGGAACGGGTTCACCAGGCAATTCTGCTCCGTCGCGTCCGGATCGCCGCACTCGGTGATCGGCCCGGCGGCGATAGGCTGGCGGTATGACTGAGCCGCGGGACGAAGATGCGCTGAGCTGGGCGGGCGACGACGATCCGACGCTCGATGCCTCGGCTTCCGGCGACCGGACCACGCTCGAGCCCGCATCGCAGGAGCCGATCACGCGTGGTCGGGCGACCGCGGCGGTCCCGTCGGCCGCGGAGTCGGCCGGTCAGGTCGAAGAACCGGTAGCCCCTCCTGTCGAGGTCGACGTCGCGAAGCCGACCGACCCGGTCACGGATGAGGCTGCCGCCGGAGAGCGCGAGCAGATGAGCTCGGTCATGCTGGTCACCCTCGGCATCTTCGGTGGGGTCTTCCTGCTGTACAGCGTCGGTTGGCTGATCTCGGCGTTCCGTCCTGACGCGGCCGTCCCGAGCGATGCGGTCGGCCGGTTCATGTTCGATCTCGGACAGGGACTCGCGGTCGCCGCGGGACCCGTGTGGATGGCCGCGACGCTCTGGTTGACGCGTGGCGGCAGACCCGTCGTCAGGATCGCGATGCTCCTGCTCGGTGTCGTGCTCATCCTGCCCTGGCCGTTCCTCCGAGGAGTGTGACCCTGATGCCCTCCACCACCGCGGACCCCGTGTCGAAACCCGCCGCCGAGCGACCCGGCTGGCTCAGCTGGTCCATCGCCGTCCTGTTCGGCCTGTTCTTCGCCTATGACGTCTTCGAAGCCGTCGGCAACCTCGTCGGCATCGTCGGGACGGCGAACGGCCTCGCCGTTCCGGTCCTGCCGCTCGGCTGGGTCGTCCTCATCGGCGGCCTGCTCCTGCCGGTCGTGGCCTTCGCGATCGCCTTCTGGACCGGTCGCGAGCGGTCGCTCGGCGAGCAGACCGTGCGCTACCTCGTCGCCCTGTGCGTCGTCGCGGCGATCTCGCTGTCGGTCCTCGCGATGTTCGGCGCGCAGCAGCTGATCGACCTCTCCGTCTGACCCGGCCGCCGCATCGTCACACGACGAACCGCCCGGTGCGCCTCCGATAGGCTTGCGATGGCCGCCGGACACCGACGCGCTGCCCACCCCACTGCTACTGCGAAGGAACCGTTCCGTGTCGAAACCGGTCGTACTGATCGCCGAAGAACTCTCACCAGCAACCGTCGACGCCCTCGGGCCCGACTTCGACGTGCGCTCCGTCGACGGGACGGACCGCCCGGCTCTGCTCGCGGCGATCGCCGACGCCGACGCCATCCTGGTCCGATCCGCGACCAAGGTCGACGAGGAGGCCATCCAGGCGGCCACCCGGTTGAAGGTCGTCGCGCGCGCGGGTGTCGGTCTCGACAACGTCGACATCAAGGCCGCCACGACGGCCGGGGTCATGGTCGTCAACGCACCCACGTCGAACATCATCTCCGCGGCCGAGCTCACCGTCGGCCACATCCTGAGCCTCGCCCGCCACATCCCGGCCGCGCACGCCGCGCTCGCCCAGGGGCAGTGGAAGCGGTCCAAGTACACCGGTACCGAGCTCTATGAGAAGACCATCGGCATCATCGGCCTCGGCCGTATCGGTGCCCTCATCACGGCCCGTCTGCAGGCGTTCGGCACGAACGTCATCGCGTACGACCCCTACATCACGTCCGCTCGTGCGCAGCAGCTCGGGGTGCAGCTGGTCACGCTCGACGAGCTGCTGGCGCAGTCCGACTTCATCACCATCCACATGCCGAAGACGCCGGAGACGACGGGCATGATCGCCGGCCCGCAGTTCGCGCTCATGAAGCCGACGGCCTACGTCGTCAACGTCGCCCGCGGCGGCCTGATCGACGAGGACGCGCTGTACGAGGCGCTGTCCAACAACGTCATCGCCGGTGCCGGCCTCGACGTCTTCGTCAGCGAGCCGCCCACCGACACGAAGCTGCTCGGGCTCGAGAACGTCATCGTGACGCCGCACCTCGGTGCGTCCACGGATGAGGCACAGGAGAAGGCCGGCGTCTCGGTCGCCAAGTCCGTGCGCCTCGCGCTCGGCGGCGAACTCGTCCCGGACGCGGTCAACGTCGCCGGCGGCGTGATCGACCCCTACGTCCGTCCCGGCATCCCGCTCGTCGAGAAGCTCGGGCAGGTGTTCGCCGCGCTGTCGACCTCGTCGCTCACGAGCGTCGACGTCGAGGTCCACGGCGAGCTGAGCGGGTACGACGTCAGCGTCTTGAAGCTGGCCGCGCTCAAGGGGATCTTCACGAACATCGTCAGCGAGACGGTCTCGTACGTGAACGCCCCGCTGCTCGCCGAGCAGCGCGGTGTCGTCACGCGCCTGCTCACCGACGAGGTGAGCGAGGAGTACCGCAACGTCATCACGCTGCGCGGAGCCCTCAGCGACGGATCGCAGATCTCGGTGTCGGGCACGCTGACGGGCACGAAGCAGACCGAGAAGATCGTCGAGATCAACGGCTACGACGTCGAGGTGCCGTTCGCGAAGCACCACATCGTGATGGTCTACACCGACCGACCCGGCATCGTTGCCGTCTACGGCCAGCGGTTCGGCGAGGCGGGCATCAACATCGCGGGCATGCAGATCGCCCGTCACGAGGCCGGTGGCCCGGCGCTCAGCGTCCTGACGGTCGACTCACCGGTCGCCGACGACGTCCTCGAGGTCATCCGCGAGACGATCGACGCGACACTACTCCGCGAGATCGACATCACCGAGCAGTAGCCCGACCGCTGCTCCGACCCGATGCCCCGCGCCGTCCGGTGCGGGGCATCGTCGTCCGCAGGCCGAGGCGCCGACGCCGTTCCGGTGCGCCCGGCGGGCGTCGCGGCTCAGCGCCCGCCGGCGGGGAGCAGTCGCGCGATGACGGCCAGGAGCCGCTCGATCGACTCGTCGCTGCCCTCGTCGGGGTCGCTGACACCCATGCCGAGCTGCGCCGTGTTGGCGTAGAGGCCGTCGGACATCAACACGATGGCACGAGCGGTGTCGGGGTCGCCGACGGCGTCCTCCACCGTGCGCAACCAGCTCCGGCGGATGTCCGCCATCGCGTCGCTCGCCTGGGCGTGCTGTCCCTGCGCCAGCCGCGCGACGGCGATGATCGTCCGGTCGAACGGGGTGCCGCAGTCGACCGAGGTGCGCACGAAGTACTCGACGACGCCCTCCGGGGCCGCGAGCATCCGCGCCGTGTCGGCCTCGCTCATGTCCGAGAGCCGCTCGATGAGGCCGTCGACGAGGGCCTCCTTGCTGCCGAAGTGGTAGAGCAGTCCGCCCTTGGAGACACCGGCCGCCGCGGCGACGGCGTCGAGGGTGGCGGCGCGTTCGCCCTGCTCGATGAGGAGTTCGGCGAAGGCGTCGAGGACGCGTTCTCGGGCTGCGGTCTGCTTCGCCATGGCTCCATCGTATTCGGCTCGTCGGATTCGGATTGATACTATACCGGCTGGACGGTATAGTCGAGCGGGCGGCGCCCGACCGGCGCCGTTCTCCACGCTTTGAAAGAGGTCACCGTGTCCACCGCCACCGAACCCACCGCCGTCGCCGCTCCCCGTGCCGGTCGGCGAGCCTGGTTCGCGCTCGCCGTCCTCATGCTCCCCGTCCTGCTGGTGTCGGTCGACAACACGGTCCTCAACTTCGCGTTGCCCGCGATCTCGAGCGCGCTCACCCCGACCGGCACGCAGCTGCTCTGGATCGTCGACATCTACCCGCTGGTGCTCGCCGGCCTGCTCGTGTCGATGGGCAGCCTCGGCGACCGCATCGGTCGTCGTCGTCTCCTGCTCATCGGCTCCATCGGATTCGGTGTCGTCTCCGTCGCCGCGGCCTTCGCGCCCAGCGCCGAGCTCCTGATCGCGGCTCGGGCGGCGCTCGGGTTCTTCGGAGCGATGCTCATGCCGTCGACGCTCTCGCTGCTGCGGAACATCTTCCTCGACCGCGACCAGCGACGGTTCGCCATCGCCGTCTGGGCCAGCGGGTTCGCCGCCGGCAGCGCGCTCGGGCCGATCGTCGGTGGGATCATCCTCGAGCACTTCGCCTGGGGCGCGGTGTTCCTGCTCGCCGTCCCGGTGCTCCTGCCGCTCGTCGTCCTCGCGCCCTTCCTCATCCCGGAGTCGAAGGACCCCAACCCCGGACGCATCGACGTGCCGAGCATCCTGCTCATCCTCCTGACGATGACGCCGCTCGTGTTCAGCATCAAGCACCTGGCGGAAGCCGGCTTCGACCTGCTCACGGTCGTCTCGATGGTCGTCGGCGTGGTCAGTGGCGTCCTGTTCATCCGCCGTCAGCTCCGCCTCGAGCATCCGCTGCTCGACCTGAGCCTGTTCCGGCGGGCCTCGTTCAGCGGCGCCGTGGTCATCAACCTGCTGAGCGTGACGGCGCTCGTCGGTGGGCTGTTCTTCGTGTCGCAGCATCTGCAGCTGGTGCTGGGCCTGCAGCCGCTCGACGCCGGGCTCGTCCTGCTCCCCGGCCTCATCGTGATGATCATCGCCGGCCTCGTGATCGTGCCCATCTCCAAGCGGGTCCGTCCGGGCATCGTGGTCCCGATCGCACTCGTCGTCTCGGCCGTCGGATACGCCTCCATCGCGATCACCGGGGGAGACGTTTCGGCCCTCGGGATCGGCCTCGCGTTCGTCGCCCTCGGGCTCGGCATCGGCTCCGCCGAGACGGTGTCGAACGAGCTCGTGATCGCGAGTGCGCCGCCGGAGAAGGCCGGTGCGGCGTCCGGTGTCTCCGAGACCGCCTATGAGCTGGGCGCGGTGCTCGGCACGGCGACACTCGGCACCGTGCTCACCGCGTCCTACCGTTCCTCGGTCGTCCTGCCGGACGGACTGACCGCCGCCCAGCAGCAGGCGGCGGGGGAGACCCTGGGTGGTGCGGCGAACGTCGCCGAGCAGCTGCCCGGCGACCTCGCGGGTGCGCTCATGGACTCCGCGCGGCACGCCTTCGACAGCGGTGTCGGTGTCGCAGCGTGGATCGGCGTCGGCCTCATCGTGGCCGCCATGCTCGTCGCGGCGATCGGTCTTCGGCGGGTCCGGTAGGGCTCCGTCGATCGTGCCACCCGGAGACGGGTGGCACGATCCGCCCGAGGTCGGAGGCGTTAAGCTGGGCGCACACCGTCGTCGCATCCTCAGGAGTCGCATGTCCCGCACCGTCAAGCTCGCAGTCATCCCCGGCGACGGGATCGGTCCCGAGGTCGTCGGCGAGGCGCTCAAGGTCCTCGATGCGGCGGTGCAGGGTGGCGACGTCCGGTTCGAGCAGACGCCCTTCTCGCTCGGCGCCGCGCGGTTCCTCGAGACCGGTGACGTGCTGACCGAAGCGGACCTCGCTGCGATCGCCTCGCACGACGCCATCCTCCTCGGAGCGGTCGGCGGCGTGCCCGGCGACCCCCGGCTCGCGAACGCGAACATCGAGCGTGGACTGCTCCTCAAGCTCCGGTTCAGCCTCGACCACTACGTCAATCTGCGCCCGACCGTGGTGTACCCGGGTGTCCCGAGCCCGCTGAGCGAGCCCGGCGACGTGGACTTCGTCGTCGTCCGTGAGGGCACGGAGGGGCCGTACGTCGGCAACGGCGGAGCGATCCGTCAGGGCACGCCGCACGAGATCGCGAACGAGGTGTCGGTCAACACCGCCTACGGGGTGGAACGGGTGGTGCGCTACGCGTTCGCCGCTGCCGCCGCACGTCGGGGGAAGCTCACCCTCGTCCACAAGACCAACGTCCTCGTCTTCGCCGGGTCGCTCTGGAAGCGCGTCGTCGACGCGGTGTCCGCGGAGTTCCCCGACGTCGTG
This region includes:
- a CDS encoding copper homeostasis protein CutC, with product MSLQSPIAVEIAVQDVEGVRIAIREGAQRVELCQALGTGGLTPSIGLVMAAVRAADEAGLSDFVHVLVRPREGGFVYSPAEIDVMSGDILALEAAGAAGIVVGALRSDRTIDLEALAQLRQAAGSLAVTFHRAVDATTDPVRSADQLRDAGVDRLLTSGGARASIDGAEKLAQMASRGDSSMQIMAGGGVTIDAIPVLARAGVDAVHLSARRRAGRVTETGPGGGSPSYDITDATTVARAVAAARRAAVAV
- a CDS encoding DoxX family protein; its protein translation is MNPFPLLQSALTVVLAIMFIGMGVLHFLPGPARTMAAMIPGPLRGSTITPRMLVAITGVCEIAGGVGLLVPPTRLAAVVCLIVFLVAVFPANAAAARQPERFGRLAVPFVPRLIGQLVLILALVIVAI
- a CDS encoding bacitracin resistance protein, which codes for MPSTTADPVSKPAAERPGWLSWSIAVLFGLFFAYDVFEAVGNLVGIVGTANGLAVPVLPLGWVVLIGGLLLPVVAFAIAFWTGRERSLGEQTVRYLVALCVVAAISLSVLAMFGAQQLIDLSV
- the serA gene encoding phosphoglycerate dehydrogenase yields the protein MSKPVVLIAEELSPATVDALGPDFDVRSVDGTDRPALLAAIADADAILVRSATKVDEEAIQAATRLKVVARAGVGLDNVDIKAATTAGVMVVNAPTSNIISAAELTVGHILSLARHIPAAHAALAQGQWKRSKYTGTELYEKTIGIIGLGRIGALITARLQAFGTNVIAYDPYITSARAQQLGVQLVTLDELLAQSDFITIHMPKTPETTGMIAGPQFALMKPTAYVVNVARGGLIDEDALYEALSNNVIAGAGLDVFVSEPPTDTKLLGLENVIVTPHLGASTDEAQEKAGVSVAKSVRLALGGELVPDAVNVAGGVIDPYVRPGIPLVEKLGQVFAALSTSSLTSVDVEVHGELSGYDVSVLKLAALKGIFTNIVSETVSYVNAPLLAEQRGVVTRLLTDEVSEEYRNVITLRGALSDGSQISVSGTLTGTKQTEKIVEINGYDVEVPFAKHHIVMVYTDRPGIVAVYGQRFGEAGINIAGMQIARHEAGGPALSVLTVDSPVADDVLEVIRETIDATLLREIDITEQ
- a CDS encoding TetR/AcrR family transcriptional regulator is translated as MAKQTAARERVLDAFAELLIEQGERAATLDAVAAAAGVSKGGLLYHFGSKEALVDGLIERLSDMSEADTARMLAAPEGVVEYFVRTSVDCGTPFDRTIIAVARLAQGQHAQASDAMADIRRSWLRTVEDAVGDPDTARAIVLMSDGLYANTAQLGMGVSDPDEGSDESIERLLAVIARLLPAGGR
- a CDS encoding MFS transporter, whose amino-acid sequence is MSTATEPTAVAAPRAGRRAWFALAVLMLPVLLVSVDNTVLNFALPAISSALTPTGTQLLWIVDIYPLVLAGLLVSMGSLGDRIGRRRLLLIGSIGFGVVSVAAAFAPSAELLIAARAALGFFGAMLMPSTLSLLRNIFLDRDQRRFAIAVWASGFAAGSALGPIVGGIILEHFAWGAVFLLAVPVLLPLVVLAPFLIPESKDPNPGRIDVPSILLILLTMTPLVFSIKHLAEAGFDLLTVVSMVVGVVSGVLFIRRQLRLEHPLLDLSLFRRASFSGAVVINLLSVTALVGGLFFVSQHLQLVLGLQPLDAGLVLLPGLIVMIIAGLVIVPISKRVRPGIVVPIALVVSAVGYASIAITGGDVSALGIGLAFVALGLGIGSAETVSNELVIASAPPEKAGAASGVSETAYELGAVLGTATLGTVLTASYRSSVVLPDGLTAAQQQAAGETLGGAANVAEQLPGDLAGALMDSARHAFDSGVGVAAWIGVGLIVAAMLVAAIGLRRVR
- a CDS encoding 3-isopropylmalate dehydrogenase — translated: MSRTVKLAVIPGDGIGPEVVGEALKVLDAAVQGGDVRFEQTPFSLGAARFLETGDVLTEADLAAIASHDAILLGAVGGVPGDPRLANANIERGLLLKLRFSLDHYVNLRPTVVYPGVPSPLSEPGDVDFVVVREGTEGPYVGNGGAIRQGTPHEIANEVSVNTAYGVERVVRYAFAAAAARRGKLTLVHKTNVLVFAGSLWKRVVDAVSAEFPDVVVDYLHVDAATIFLVTDPARFDVIVTDNLFGDILTDLAGAISGGIGLAASGNINPDGTYPSMFEPVHGSAPDIAGKQLADPTAAILSVSLMLSHLGLETEAARVATAVTADIAARTGAARTTTEVGDAIAALAANR